Within the Corallococcus exiguus genome, the region GGGGCCCAGGCTGGCCAGCGTGGAGGTGCCTGAGCGCTCCGTGCTGCTGGAGTTCAAGCGCTCCTCCCTGTCCCGCGTCAGCGCCGCGCACCCGGAGGTGGAGGCGGCGGTGCAGGCCTATTACCAGCGCCGGCTGGTGGACAACCTGCTGCGGACGAGCCCCCTGTTCACCAACCTGTCGCCCGCGCTGAAGCAGGCGATGTCGCGCGAGTTCGACCTGCGCGCCGTGCCCGCGGGACAGGTGCTCCTGACTCAAGGGCAGCCGGGCGACGCCTTCTACCTGCTGCTGCGCGGCCAGTGTCAGCTGTCGCTGGAGCAGCCGGGCCGCATCGTGTTGCTGCCGGAGCTGCGCGAAGGCGACGTGTTCGGTGAAATCTCGCTGCTGTTGGACAAGCCCGTGTCCGCGACGGTGCGCACGAAGACGCCGTGCGTGGTGTTGCGCCTGGAGCGCGCCGCCTTCGAGCGGCACGTCGTGAGCCAGCCCGGCCTCAAGGGCCAGCTCATGCGCATGGGCACGGAGCGCCTCCAGCAGACCGCGAAGGCGCTCTTCGTCTAGCGCCTCAGGCCTCCGCGTCCAGCTGCACGGGGTGCTCGCGCAGCCAGTCCTGCGCGCGGCGGATCCGCTCGGCGCCGGCCGCGCGGCCTTCCTTCTCCATGAGCTGCCGGTAGGGCTCCAGCTGCTCCGGCGTCCACGCGGGCAGGGCCTTCAGGTCCGCGAGCGCCACCATCTCCTCCGCGCTCCGTCCCTTCGCCTCCTGCCGCGCGGTGAGCAGCGCCGCCAGCACCAGCCGCGCGGGCTCCGCCTCGAAGGCGATGGCCGCGTCGGTGAGCCACTCGCGCGTGGGCTCGTCCGCCGCCGGGTCCTTCGCTCCGTCGCGCATGCGCTCCAGCATCCCTTCCAGGAAGTCCGCGTCCACCGCGACCTTCACCGCGCGCAAGAGCGCGGCGATGACCTGCCGCCTTCCTTCCGGGTCCTTGGGCTGGGACTTCATCGCGCGCAGCGGTTCCCACAGCGCGACGGTGAGCCACAGCTCCTCTTCCGGGGAGAAGACGGACGGCGTGGCGGGGTCGCGCAGCCTGGCCTCCACCCGCTGCGCGCGCTCCTTCGCCTCGCGCGAGATGCGCTCCACCAGTGCGGGGTCCGCCTGCACGTGCTTCACCAGCGCGTCCAGCTCGCCCGCCTCCGCCTTGCGCAGCGCCTCCGAGGCCTCGGGCGTGAGGTCCTCCTGCTCCATGCCCGCGATCAGGGACTCGTACTTGCGCACCACCTCCGCGTGCTTCTGGCTCCACTCGCGGAACTGCACGTCGAAGACGACGTCCAGCACGGGGTTGTCCTCCGGCCGCACCTTGCCCGTCTTCTTCGCCGCCGTGGCCAGCAGCGCGCCCACGCACAGCGCGCGCCGCTCCTCCGGCGTGCGTCCACTCTTCGCCACCTGCGCGAGCAGCCCCGCGCCCAGCTTCTCCTGGAAGCCGCGCGTGCCCAGCTCCCGCACCACGCCCACGCGCAGGCTGTTGCGCGCCTCCATCGCGTCCAGGCCCTCCTGCGCGGCAAGCTTCGCCAGCGCCTGGCCCACGTGGTCGCTGAAGGCCTTGTCGTCGTATCTCAGCCCCGGCTGGGGCCCCGCGGCCTGGAGCAGCACGCCCAGGTGCTCCAGCGCCTGCGACAGACGGGACACGTCCGCGTCGCCCAGGAGCGCCATGGCGCCCTCCAGGTCCTGCTTCAGCGGATGGGCGGGGGCGGTGGGAGGCGGCGCGGCTTTCGCGCGGTCCTCGGCGGCGTGACAGGCCTTGTACTTCTTCCCGCTGCCACAGGGGCACGGGTCGTTGCGGCCGGGCTTGGAAGGGCTCACGGCCCGGCACCGTAAGCGAAAGCGCCCGGCCCTTCCATGAACGGAAGGAGCCGGGCGCCCGCTACTTCAGGAAACGGTTCAGCCGGTTACTGCAGGTTGAAGCCCAGCGTCAGGCCCAGCACGTGCGCGTTGCCGGAGTACGTGCCCGGCATGCCCGGGGCCGTGCTCTCCTTGTCCGCCAGCGCGACGAACTGGTAGCCCAGGTCCGCGCGGAACGGCTTGAACTGGTAGCCCACGCCCGCGGACACCTTGAAGCGGTTGGCGTCCGGGAGGTCCGGCGTCAGCGTGCTGTTGGGGCTGGGGGACGGGTCGTACGTGAAGCCCAGGCGCACCTGCAGCGCCTCGTTCACGGCGTACTCACCGCCCAGCGAGTACTTCCACTTCGCACGCCAGCGCTTGGGCAGCGGGTTGTCGATGGACGGGTTCTCGAAGCGGATGGCCAGCTCCGAGAACGAGGACCAGTCCACCCAGCTCGCGTCGAACGCCAGCAGCAGGTTGTTCAGCGGCCGGTACGCCAGGCCCGCCGTCACGGTGGACGGCAGGACGACGTCCGCGTGCGCCTTCTGGTCCGTCAGCCGGCTCTGGAACTCCACCGGGATGTTCTGGAAGTCCGCCTGGCCCTGGAACGCGATGTCGATGGAGCTGCGGTAGTGCAGGCCCATGTCCAGGTTGTCCAGCAGCTTGGCCTGCACGCCGATGTTGAAGCCGGAGCCCCAGTCCGCGCCACCCAGGTGGATGGAGCCCTCGCTGTTCACGAAGTCCAGGCCGCGCGTCAGCTCGATGGTGGCCCGGGCGATGTCCAGACCCGCGCCGAAGCGGAAGCGCGGGTGCAGCTCATACGCGAACGACGGGTTGATGTAGTACGTCGCCAGCGAGGACTCGTAGCCGCGGAAGCGGCCGCTGAAGCCCTCCTCCCAGCGGCTGCGCGCGCCGTACGGCGTGAACACGCCCACGCCGAACGCCGCCTTCTCGAACGGCTTGTAGACGACGAACAGGTGCGGGGGGGGCGACAGCGTGGTGCGCTGCCCTTCCGCCTCCATGCCCGGCCGCTGGAACGTGATGCTGGGGAGGATGCCCGTGTCGCCCAGCGTGATGTCCAGCGTCTTCACGCCGACCATGTTCGCCACGTTGTAATAGATGGAGGACGAGTCCTCCAGCCATGCCGTGGCCGCGCCGCCCACGCCGGTGGCGCGAGCGCTGTGGGTGTCGACCTGGAATCCCGCGGCCTGGCTCGTACCGGCCGCCAGGATTGCCACGAGGGAGAGTGTCTTTTTCATGAGTGTTTGATTCCTCTCTCAGTGGTTCGCGTTACTGCGCCACGGTGCCCGTGGACAGGAAGCCGATGATCTGGTCCTGGGCCGCGTGGCGCAGCGCCTCGGGGATGCCGGGGTGGTTGAGGAACGAGTGGCGTGCGGACGGCGGGATGGGGCCGACAAGCGGGTTGGACGCCGGGAACATGTACGTGGCCACCGTGCGCGGCGCGTCCGTGCGGTTGGCCGCGTTGATGAGCGCCATGCTGTTCGCGTTCGGGATGACCTCGTCACCCTCGATGTACTGGATGAACGTGCGGTGCACGTTGACGTCCGTGCCGGCCGCCGCGTTGTTGTCCAGCAGGTACGCGTAGTTGCGCGCATCCGCCGGGTCCAGGATGGTGTTCGCCAGGCTGATGAACGTGTCGAACGTCGGGGAGCCCGGGTTCACGCCCGCGGCGGCGAGCGAGCCCAGGAACGCGGTGCGCTGATCATTGAAGGCGGGCGCCGTCAGGAGCACGCCGGCCAGGTTGCCACCGGCCACGTTGAGCACCGAGCGGCGCACGCGCGGGGACACCGCGGTGGACATGGTGCCCATGATGCCGCCGAGGCTCTGGCCCACGTAGTCCACCTGGGCCGCGTTCAGGCCGCCCACGGCGTCGGACAGCTGCTGGCTGCCCAGCACGCGCACGAACTGGCTGAAGTCCACCACGTGGTGGCGGAAGTTGTCGCGCGTGGTGAACAGGTTGCCCAGGTTCAGGAAGTTCCAGCCGGAGATGACCGGGACGCCCTGCGCGCTGCGCAGGAAGTCGCCGCCCTCGCACTTGTTGTCCGCCATGCACTGGCCCTGCGACGGGGAGACGACGTTGGAGCAGAACACGTCGGCCGGCACGCCCGCCGGGAGCGCCGCGGCGCTGCAGTCCGCGCGGGCCGCGTCCGTGCGCGCCACGCAGCGGCCGTAGGACGGGCTGGCGGCGTTGTCCTCGCAGCGCTGGGTCGCGGGGTTGGCGCACGCGCCAGAGTCACCCACCGAGCCCGTGGTGCCCAGCACCGTGGCGGAGCCCACGCAGCTGGTGCGCTCACCGTGGTAGACGGCATCCATCGCCGCCACCGCGTAGCCCGCGCCGGTCATCTTGTTGGCCACGCCAAGCACCGCGGTGCGGTTGCTGGTCAGTCCGTGGCCGAACACCATCACCGGCCAGCCGCCGGCAGGCGCAGTGCCGGTCGGCACGAACAGCATGAACGGGTAGCGCGTGGGGCGCGGCGCGGCGGGGTTCAGCGTGCCGAAGGGGCCCGTGAGCAGCCACGGCGTGTTCGCCCGCACCTCGTAGACCGCGCCGATGTTGTCGCTGGGCAGCGCCGCCGGCTGCGTGCCGGCCATCGCCGCCTTCACCTGCGACGTGATGGGGAACACGGAGGTGGGCGCCGCGGGCGTCCCGTACACGCCGCCGGGCAGCGTGTACAGCTGCTGCAGGACGGACGTGGTGCTCTGGGTGGTGAACGACCAGCCCAGGGCGACCTTGGAGCGCGGCAGGCCGGCGGCCGCCAGCGCGTCGAAGAACGGCTTGTGGGCCGCGCGCACCGGCTCCAGCGCCTGCGCCAGCGAGTCCGGCACGGAGGAGATGGTGCTCTTGCCGTTGGCGAACACCGGGTTCGCCAGGCGCATCAGCGCGAACGCCGTGGCCGGGGCGACGTTGCGGCCCTTGGTGTCCTTCAGGTCCGTGGTCAGCACCGCGCCGTACTGGGTGGCGCCATCCAGCGGCGCCTTCGGGACGATCTGCAGCTGCTGCGGGACCTCGACGATGCCCGCCGCGCCCACGCTGGTGCCGCAGTCACCGCTCTTCTCCACCAGGCAGGGCACCACGTCCGGCTTGGTGCCCTTGTCCAGGTTGGACAGCTTGAAGAACTTCACGCCCGCGGCCAGCGACGACGAGTCCACGCGGGGGGCCGGGCCGTCCGAGGCCACGCGGAACATGGTGCCGTCCAGCACTCCCTGCGCGTCGCCGTTCTCCGTGACGATGGCGCCCGTGGTGGAGAAGCCGTCCAGCGTGTTCAGGCCCGTGAACAGGTCCTGCTGCAGGCCCGGCGTCGTCGGGACGGGGAAGTTCAGGTGCGCCGCCGCGGTGGCCGTGGCCGGCACGCGCAGCAGGTCGTTGGGGAAGGGGATGATGGTGGGGACGCGGTCGGTGGCCGCCAGGTTGATGGTGGCGTCCGGCTGGTTGACGATGCTGAAGGTCCAGATGAGGACGATGTCCTCACGCTTGAACCCCTGCGGCGCAAGGGCCTTGTCGAAGACCTGCTTGTAGCCCAGGCGCAGCTGCTCCAGCTGCAGCGACTTGGCGGTCTGGTCCGCCAGGCGCTTGGCCGGGTCCGTCTCCGCGGAGGGGATGAGCTCCGTGGCCGGGCCGCAGTCCGGCGAGGTCAGGTCCTCGCAGGTGACCAGCGACTTGTCGGAGTTGATGAAGGCCCACGTGGCCGACCCGATGATGGGGTTGCCCGAGTTCGTCTTCAGGCCGTTCTCACCGCCGACCAGCGCCACCGCGTAGCGCGAGCCCTTCGGCCACGCCGGCAGGCCCGTGTTGATGTCCACCGGGGGGATGATGTTGAGGAGGTCCGTGTCCTCGTTGTACGCGAGCGTCGGCGTCACCGGCTTCGTCGCCAGCGGCGTGCCCGCGTACATGTCGATGAAGATGACCGTCTTCGGGCTCACCGAGCGCGGATCCAGGTCCTTGATCTTGGTGTTCGCGATGGCGGACGTGGGGAAGCCGTTGAGCGAGTTCAGGTAGTCGCGCGTGAACTCCTGCTCCGCCGCGGACGCCGCCGGGTTGATCGGCGCCTGAACCTTCTTCGTCTGCTGGTTGATGGCCAGGTCGTTGGGGGAGGGAACCACGGCGGGAGACGCCGAGGGGTCGAACTCCGCCAGGCCGACGTTCAGATTCGGAGCCTCCTGCGCAATCTCCGGCGTGCAGGCGACAGCTCCTAGGGCCATGGCCCCGAGGAACAACTGTTTCTTCATGGTGGGAATCCCCTCCAGCCCAAGGTGAACTGCTGGAAACAAGTCAGTGAGTAGCACGCCCTCCCCCGGTCACAAAGTGAGAGGGATTGACGCGCCGAGTCAGCTATGGGGTTCCCACGCGTGCACGCGGGTGGACGTCTCACGCGGCGTGCGCGGCACGAGGGCGTGACGCGCCAGGGAAGGCGGATACGCTGCCGTCCATGAAACGACTGCTGACTGTGTTGGCGATGACCGTGGCGATGGGCGCGAGCGCGGAGGAGGCCGGTGGGCTGACGTGGAGCGCGCCGACGGAGTGGGCCGCCCAGCCTCCCCGGCCGATGCGCGCGGCGACGTACAAGGTGCCCGCCGTGAAGGGAGACGCGGAAGACGCGGAACTGGCTGTCTTCTACTTCGGGCAGGGGCAGGGCGGCGCGGTGGACGCGAACGTGAAGCGCTGGGTGGCGCAGTTCCAGAAGCCCGACGGCAAGCCGCTGGAGGACAAGGACGCGAAGACGAAGCAGGAGAAGGTGAACGGGCTGCCCGTCACCACGGTGGAGGTGAAGGGCACGTACGCGGGCGGCGGTCCCATGATGGGGCCTTCCGCGCCCAAGCCGAACTTCAAGCTGCGCGGCGCCATCGTGGAGGGGCCGGAGGGCGCCATCTTCTACAAGCTCACCGGGCCGGAGAAGACGGTGAACGGCGCGGACAAGGGCTTCCGCAAGATGGTGGAGTCGGTGAAGCCCGCGCCGAAGAAGTAGGGCGGGCAGGCGGATCCGTCCAGGGGCTCTGGAGAAGCTCCGGACCCCCTGCGCGGACGTCGGCAAGCGGATTGCTAAGGCCTTCCGGCACACGGCGCCCGAACGCCGAGCACCGGAGGCCTCACGTGTCGATGTGCCGCAGCCCTGAGTTCCAGAACCTCGTCTCCCACGCCATCACCCTGTTCCCGGAGGACACCGTCCTGGGCGCGCTCCAGCAGATGTACCGCCACGGCGTGCACCTGCTGCCAGTGGTGGAGGGGCGTGGGGGCGATCTGCTGGGCGAGGTGACGGAGGACGAACTGCACCGCGTGGCCCGTCGCCGTCCGCTGGCCCGGCTGGCTGAAATTCTGACCGTGAAGGCGCTGGCGGCGCCGGAAGAAACGACCGTGGAGACGGCCGCCCCGCTGAGGCTGGCGGCCTCCAGCGGCTGGCTGCACTGAAGGGCCGGGTGACGCCCATCCGGCGCGGGGGAGGGGAAGCCCTCTGGCCCACCCGCCTGACCGCTGGTGGACACCTGCCCTTGCCCAAAGGGCTGGCAGCCAACACCTCCTCGTGTGACTGGCGGCTGTCTGACGACTCGTACTGGCGGGCGGGCTGCAATCCCGGAAGGAGGTCAACAGCCTGTTGGCGGTGCCCCCGGCTTTCCGTCGAGGGCGAGGAGGCGGGTCATGAAGGCAGTGGCGATCATCCTGGCGGCGGGCAAGGCCCGGCGGATGTCCCACCCCAAGGCGCTCATCGAGCATGAAGGGGGCAAGAGCTTCCTCCAGTCGCTGGCGTCCACCTTCGGAAAGGCGGGGTGCGGGGTGCTGGGCGTGGTGGGCAGCGACGAGGAAGCGGTGCGCGAGCAGCACCCGAGCCTGGAGCTGGTGACGAGCAGGGACTGGGAGAAGAGCCTGCTGGCGTCGGTGAAGGCCGGGTTGGAGGCGGCCATGGCCGAGGACGCGGACGTGGTGCTGGTGCATCCGGTGGACATGCCGGCCCTGCGCGTCACCACCGTGAAGTCCATGCTCAAGGACATGGAGCGCGGCGGCACCGACGCCGTCATGGTGCTCCGGCCGGAGTACGACAACGCCACGGGCTGGCCGGTGGTGCTGTCGAAGAGCGCGGCGCGCAAGCTCATTGAAGCGGAGGGCGAGGACCTGGAGGCGGCGCTCAAGACGCTCAATCCGCGCCGCCTGAACGTGAAGGACCCCGGCGTCATCGTGAACATCAACACGCCTGAAATCTACGGGCGCGTCTTCAGCACGGAGGTCAAGCTGGCCCCGCCGCCCAAGCGGCGCATGAAGCGCGCGGGCACGTCCAACGGCGCCGGGACGGACACCACCCCGGCGTCCTACGCGGCGTCGTCGGAGGAGTAGCCCCGACGCGAAGACTCCCGGGGGCCGCACGGTGCGCGGCAACCCCGGGAGTTTTTACTTCAGCCTTCCGGCCTTCAGAACGACAGGCCCAGGCCCAGGTAGGGACCGGTGAAGCGGTCCGCGTGCACCACGCCGTCCAGGTGGCCGCCGTCGCTGAGGTACAGGGTGCGCCAGCCGCCGCGCAGGTTGAGGGCGCCCAGGTGCAGCGCCAGTCCGGCCTGCATGTCCACCTGGCGGTGCGGGAAGGGCACCACCTGGATGCGCGCCTCCACGTCGAAGGGCGACGGGCCGATGCACGCCTCCAGCGACGCGGCGAGGCTGGGGCCCACGAAGATGGCGTCCGGGGCGTGCGCGCTGGCGATGCCGGCCTCCATGCGGAAGCGGCCGCGCTCGGTGGACCAGGGGGAGAGGGTCAGGTGCGCGTCCAGCAGCGTCAGCCGGTCCGTGTCCGCCGAGCCGTCATCCGACTCCAGCGCGATGCCGCTCACGCGCGCGTCCATGCCCCAGCGCTGGCCGTCCAGGGCCATGAAGAGGTCCAGCGCGCCGCCCACGTCGCCGAAGCTGTTGCCCTGCACGTTCAGGTGCACGAGCGGCGCGGGCCGGGGCGCGCGGGCGCCGCGGGGGGCCTCCGCGCGCGCGCGGCGGTGGTAGCTGGCCGGGCCGGAGAGGAAGAGGACGTCGAACCAGCCGATGCCGACGCCGGAGGAGCGCACGCTGGAGCGCACCGGCGCGTCCGAGGCGCGGCCCACGGGCGTGGCGCGGTGCTCCTGCTTGTCGTCCTTGTCGTCGGAGTCCTTCGAGTCGGAGGTGTTCGGCTTGGAGCGCTTGCCAAAGCGGGCCTCGGCGGGCGCGGACCCCAGCAGGACAGCGACAGCGAGCGCGGCACACAGCGTCTTCCAGAAGCCCACGGCAACCTCTCCTCTTCATGGGCCCACGGGATGGGCCGCGGCATGTGGACGCCTGCTCGCCCGGAATATTCAACCCTCATCACCCCCGGTGAAACCAGGGCCCCGGGGATGGGGGGTGGTGTCCGGAAGGGGGCATGTGCACCCCCGGACACGCGGGTGCTTCAGAAGGCCAGACCGGCGCCGGCGTAGGGGCCCACGAAGCTGTCGATGTGCTGGATGCCGTCCACCCGGCCCGCGTCGTCCAGGACGAGGCCGCGCACGCCGCCGCGCACGTTGAGGGCGCCCAGGTGCAGCGCGATGCCTGCGCTCGCGTCCAGCTGCCGGTAGGTGCCGGCCGTGCCCTGCACGCGCGCCTCCAGGTCCAGCGGGCCCGCCACGCAGACCTCCAGGGAGGTGGCGAGGCTGGGGCCCACGAAGAGGACGTCCGGCGCGTGGGCGGTGGAGAGGCCGCCCTCCAGGCGCCAGCGCACGCGGTCGGTGGACACGGGCGCATAGGTGATGTGCAGGATCGCCAGGCGGATGTCGTCCGTGCCGCGCGTGCCGTCGTCGGTGGGCAGCACCAGCTGCGTGCCCTGCACGGCGATGCCCAGCGCCTCGCCCTCGATGCCCAGGAACGCGTCCCCGGCGACGCCGCCGCCCATGATGCCCCCGTTGAGTCCCGCGCGCAGGCTGAGCGGCTGGGCGTTGCGCTGCTGCTGGACGACCACGGGCCGCGGGTTGGAGGTCTCCGCGACGACGCTCAGCACCTCCGCGGCCGCCACGATGGCGTTGCCGTAGATGTGAGCGGAGTACGAGGGCCGGTCGCGCGGGGCCGAGCGGTAGGAGTGGGTTTCGTACCGCGAGTTGGAGCGGATGGGCGTGGCGGCGTGGAACTGGGAGCCCCTGTTGTCGCGCTGGGTGTCGCGCTTGGAGTCGCGCTTCTTGTCCTCCTTCTTGTTCTCGGAGCTGTCCGAGGACTTCTTGCCGAAGCGGGCCTCCGCGGGAGCCGCGGCCAGGAGGAGGCCGGCGGCGAAGGTGGCGCACAGGGCGGGGCGGAAGGCGGACACGGGAGGCTCCGAGGCAGGGGCGAGGCGAAACCCTCTGCACCCCTGGACGGGCAGCCAGGCGTTCTATTCACTCCGCGTCCCGTGCGTCAGCGCTGCGCCGTCTTCTTCGGCTTGGCCTTCGCCAGGCGCTTCATGGGCCGCGGCGGCGGCTCCGTGCGCGCCACGGCCGCGCTCTCCGGTGTCACCGGCGTGGGGAACACCCGCAGCGTGACGCGCCGGTTGCTGGCGCGGTGGGGCGGGCTGTCATTGGGCACCAGCGGCCGGTACGCGGCGTGGCCCGTGGCGCTCAGGCGCTCCGGAGCCAGTCCCTCGCGCTCGCCCAGTTGCCGCACCACCACCACGGCCCGCGCGGCGGACAGCTCCCACGCGGTGGTGGCGGGAGCACCGGCCGCGGTGGGGAGCACCTCGTCGGTGTGGGCCTCCACGGCGACGCGGTGGTCGGCGAGCGGGCCCCGGAACACCGCCGCGGCCTGCTTCAACACGGCGGCGCCCTCCGGCGTGAGCGACGTCGTGGCGGGAGCGAAGAGGAGCCGCTCGGACACCTCCACGCGCAGCGCGTCGTCCTCCAGCGCCACGGCCACGTCGCCCGCCTGGAGCGGGTCCTTCAGCGTCCTGCCCAGCGATTCGAGCGCCGCCTCGCGCTTCGTGTGCTGCGCCTCCGCGCTCTTCGCCTGGAGCTCCGCCGCGGCGCCGCCCCACTCCTGCGCCTGCTGCTGACGCTCCAGCGCGCGCAGCCGCTGCTCCATGGCCTGCCGCAGCGTCTGCAGCTGTGCGACGTGGGTTTCGGACTCGGTGGCTTCGTGCTCCAGCTGCGCGCTCCGGGCCTCCAGCGCGTGGAGCGAGCGCGAGCCCAGCCACGCGCCCGTGGAGGCCACCACCACCGCGACGGCCAGCAGCCCCCAGGGCAGCCACCGCCAGCGTCCGAGCGCTGCTGTCTTCCGCGCGTCGTCCATGGCCCTGAAGGGTAATGTCCCCCCGGGTGTGGGCGGCAAGGTGGCGCCGTGCGACATGCGCCCGCCTGCTTCAGCTGGGGGCCGCCCCGGACGGTTTCTTCCACCGGGGCAGGTGCAGCACGAAGCGCGAGCCGGGTCCGCCCTCCGGCGGCGGCTCCACGAACAGGTCGCCGCCGTGCGCGCGGGCGAGCTGCCGGGAGATGTAGAGGCCCAGGCCCAGGCTCGCGCGTGCGTGCTCGCCGCTGTTGCGCGTGAAGCGCTCGAAGATGCGCTCGCGCGCGTCCGAAGGGATGCCGGGGCCCCAGTCGCGCACGGCGATGATGGCCTGCTCCCCGTCGCGCTCCACGTACAGCTCCACCGGCAGGCCCGGCGCGTACTTCATCGCGTTGGTGAGCAGGTTCATCAGCACCTGCTCCACGCGAGGCCGGTCCGCCAGCGCCACCACCGGCGCGTCCGCGTGCACCACCGCCACGCAGCCCGCGGTGGCCAGCGCCTCCTCCATCCGCGCCACCAGCGCGTGCACCAGCGAGGACAGCTCCACCGCGCCCAGCTCCAGCGCCATCTGCCCCGTGCCCAGCCGCGCCACGTCGAACAGGTGGGTCACCAGCCGCGTCAGCCGGTCCGCCTGCCGGAGCGCCCCTTGCAGCCCCTGGCCCAGCCGCTCGGATTCGTCCGACGGCAGCTTGTCCACCGTGCGCTGCAGCGACGACAGCTGCAGGTGCAGCGCGGACAGGGGCGTGCGCAGCTCGTGCGTCGCCACCGCCACGAACTCGTCGCGCGCGGCCACGGCCTGCTCCGCCTGCCGGTACAGCCGCGCGTTGTCCACGGCCAGCGCCGCGCGCCAGGCCAGGTCCTCCAGTTGCGACAAATCCCGCGGGCCGAAGCGCCGCGTGGGCGAGCACGTCGCCGCGCTCACGATGCCCAGCGTGCGCCCGCGCGCCATCAGCGGGACGACCATCACCGAACGCGGGCTCAGCCCCTCCAGAATCTCCCGGTGCGTGTCGTTGACGGCGAAGGCGCGCATGGCGGTTTCGTCCACCTCCGCCACCAGCTCCGAGCGCCCTGTCTCCAGCACCCTGCGCAGGACGGACTGGGCGCCGGGTTGGGGCGCGTAGGGCATGGACTTCTCCAGCTGGGCCTGGAGCCGTTCGTCGAGGGCGCGGCGCTCCACGCGCTCCAGGTGCTGGCCGTCCTCGCCCAGCATGTCCACCAGGCAGTAGTCCGCCAGCTGCGCCACCACCAGCTCCGCCACGTTGCGCACGGTGGTGCGCCAGTCCAGGGACGTGGCCAGCCGCGTGGTGGCTTCCGTGAGGAAGCGCAGGTGGGTCTCCATGCGGCGCTGGTCGGTGATTT harbors:
- a CDS encoding YecA family protein yields the protein MSPSKPGRNDPCPCGSGKKYKACHAAEDRAKAAPPPTAPAHPLKQDLEGAMALLGDADVSRLSQALEHLGVLLQAAGPQPGLRYDDKAFSDHVGQALAKLAAQEGLDAMEARNSLRVGVVRELGTRGFQEKLGAGLLAQVAKSGRTPEERRALCVGALLATAAKKTGKVRPEDNPVLDVVFDVQFREWSQKHAEVVRKYESLIAGMEQEDLTPEASEALRKAEAGELDALVKHVQADPALVERISREAKERAQRVEARLRDPATPSVFSPEEELWLTVALWEPLRAMKSQPKDPEGRRQVIAALLRAVKVAVDADFLEGMLERMRDGAKDPAADEPTREWLTDAAIAFEAEPARLVLAALLTARQEAKGRSAEEMVALADLKALPAWTPEQLEPYRQLMEKEGRAAGAERIRRAQDWLREHPVQLDAEA
- a CDS encoding OmpP1/FadL family transporter produces the protein MKKTLSLVAILAAGTSQAAGFQVDTHSARATGVGGAATAWLEDSSSIYYNVANMVGVKTLDITLGDTGILPSITFQRPGMEAEGQRTTLSPPPHLFVVYKPFEKAAFGVGVFTPYGARSRWEEGFSGRFRGYESSLATYYINPSFAYELHPRFRFGAGLDIARATIELTRGLDFVNSEGSIHLGGADWGSGFNIGVQAKLLDNLDMGLHYRSSIDIAFQGQADFQNIPVEFQSRLTDQKAHADVVLPSTVTAGLAYRPLNNLLLAFDASWVDWSSFSELAIRFENPSIDNPLPKRWRAKWKYSLGGEYAVNEALQVRLGFTYDPSPSPNSTLTPDLPDANRFKVSAGVGYQFKPFRADLGYQFVALADKESTAPGMPGTYSGNAHVLGLTLGFNLQ
- a CDS encoding CBS domain-containing protein, with translation MCRSPEFQNLVSHAITLFPEDTVLGALQQMYRHGVHLLPVVEGRGGDLLGEVTEDELHRVARRRPLARLAEILTVKALAAPEETTVETAAPLRLAASSGWLH
- a CDS encoding nucleotidyltransferase family protein, with the translated sequence MKAVAIILAAGKARRMSHPKALIEHEGGKSFLQSLASTFGKAGCGVLGVVGSDEEAVREQHPSLELVTSRDWEKSLLASVKAGLEAAMAEDADVVLVHPVDMPALRVTTVKSMLKDMERGGTDAVMVLRPEYDNATGWPVVLSKSAARKLIEAEGEDLEAALKTLNPRRLNVKDPGVIVNINTPEIYGRVFSTEVKLAPPPKRRMKRAGTSNGAGTDTTPASYAASSEE
- a CDS encoding OmpA/MotB family protein, whose translation is MDDARKTAALGRWRWLPWGLLAVAVVVASTGAWLGSRSLHALEARSAQLEHEATESETHVAQLQTLRQAMEQRLRALERQQQAQEWGGAAAELQAKSAEAQHTKREAALESLGRTLKDPLQAGDVAVALEDDALRVEVSERLLFAPATTSLTPEGAAVLKQAAAVFRGPLADHRVAVEAHTDEVLPTAAGAPATTAWELSAARAVVVVRQLGEREGLAPERLSATGHAAYRPLVPNDSPPHRASNRRVTLRVFPTPVTPESAAVARTEPPPRPMKRLAKAKPKKTAQR